The sequence CAGCAACGGATTCGATTTCTCTCCCGGAGCGCAGATTCCGCTCCAGGGGTCGGCAGGCGCGGCGGTGGCGACCAATGCCCTCGCCTCCGCCGCGTACCGCGACAGCCCGGTGGAGGACCTCCTCAAGGCCAACAGCGAGTGGCACAAGTCCGAAGTGAAGAAGGGCCGTTCCGACTACTTCAAGCCCAACCTCGGCGAGGCGTTCTCCCGCGCCGTCCAGGAACGCATGCTCGGCGGAGCCCGTAAGGCGCTCATCCAGTCCTTCGGCAGCGACCCGCAGACCGTCGTCGAGCACTGCCTGTCCGCGACCCGCCTGCGCAAGGCCCGCGACGCCAGACTCACCGCCGTCACCGCCCTGTTCGGCTTCCTGTTCCTGCCCGGCATGCTGATGTGGGTCATCGCCTTCCGGGTGCGTGACGGCTTCGCCAAAACCAAGGACAAGGTCCTCACCACCCTCGGCAACAGCCTGCTCCCCCTCGTCGCCATCGGCGCCCTCCTCCTCCTGGTCAAGCTGCCGCTGACCGGACTCCTCGGGCTCTACCTGCGCGCGATGGTCGTCGCTCCCGTCATCGGCTGGTACATCGCCAAACGGATCGCGGAGAAGTCCGCCCAGGACATGCGCACCCGCTGGGAGGGCCTGCTCTCCGGCGGCGGCGTCATCGCCAAGATCCCCGAAGCGGTCCCGAAGAACCCCAGCGAGACCGCCCGCGAGGCCCTGCGCCAGGGCCTGGAGAAGCTCTCCGCCGAACAGCAGTCCAACTCCGTCTTCTACGCCGGCCCCAAGGGCATCCTCGGCATGGGCACCCGCTGGGGCAGCTGGCAGCTCGCCGAGGACCTCGTCGCCAAGGACCCCGGCAAGGAGATCCACCAGTTCCGCAGCTGGGACGTCATCCGCGTCATCCACGACCAGCTGAAACTGCTGGAACGAGGCCCCCTGAACACCGGCGGATTCCCCACCCCCTCCGTCACCCACTGGATCGTCACCCCCGTCGGGGAGAACGCCGACGCCGTCACCCGCCGCGAGGGCGAGGACGTCGCCACCTTCCAGATCAAGCCCCACGAGATACAGCGGATCTGCAACCACCAGCAGTTCGGCGGCGGCGACCGGCACTACCTCGGCGTGCAGTTCACCCTCTGGGACGGCCAGCTCGTCATCACCATGATGATCACCGTGACCGTGCTCTTCGAGACCCTGCGCATCGAGGTCACCGGACACGCCCTCGGCCCCGTCCACTCCCTCTTCACCAGCAAGCCCGCCGCCAAGACCCGGACCGTCAACAAGACCGTCCGGTTCTGGGAGACCCGCGACATCACCCTCGCCCTCGTCGACGCCCACGAGGTCACCCGCCTCGCCCTGCGGGCCCCCTTCACCTGGTACCCGCCGCTTCTGGACTACCTCGGCGGCAAGATCGCCCTGCCCGAGCCCTTCGGACTGCGGCACGCCTGGGCCGAGAAGCCCTGGCGCCACCGCTTCATGGCCGACGACGCCATGCGCGCCGCCACCCCCGTCCTGCGCGTCGTGCACAGCGCCGCCATCAAGGTCCTGGAGGAGCACGGCGTGGACACCGAGCGCTTCAACAGCCGCTCGTCGGTCCTGAGCGGCCTCGTCCAGCAGCCCGCCCCCGGCAAGGCCGACCTCTACGACGCCTGACCACCCACGTACGCGAACGGGGGCGCCCCGGAAAGAATCCGGAGCGCCCCCGTTCGCCGAGCGAGCGGATCAGTCGACGGGCCAGGCGTCCGCCAGCATCTTCCGGGTGTCCGCCAGCAGCTGCGGCAGCACCCGGGTGTGCCCCACCACCGGCATGAAGTTGGCGTCGCCACCCCACCGGGGCACCAGGTGCTGGTGCAGATGCGCGGCGATCCCCGCCCCCGCCACCGCACCCTGGTTCATCCCGATGTTGAAACCGTGCGCACCCGAAGCCGCCCGCAGCGCGGTCATCGCCCGCTTCGTGAAATCGGCCAGCTCCGCCGTCTCCGGACCGTCCAGCTCCGTGTAGTCCGCGACATGCCGGTACGGCACCACCATCAGGTGCCCGCCGTTGTACGGGTACAGATTCAGCACGGCGTAGACCTTCTGACCGCGCGCGACGACGAGCCCGTCCTCGTCCGACAGCTCCGGAATCCCGCAGAACGGACAGCCGTCCCCCGCCTCCGGGCCGGTCGGCTTGTTCTCCCCCTGGATGTACGCCATCCGGTGGGGCGTCCACAGGCGCTGGAACGCGTCGGGCGTCCCCACTCCGATCTGCTGCTCCGGCTCACTCGTCATGCCGGCCAGCATATTGCTTCACCTGTGCGGAGCGTGTCGCCGGGGCCGATCCCGTTCACGCACGGCGATGCTGGGCCGATGAGCGCGCACACCCCGGCCCCGCCCCCTCCCGCCCTCACCCAGTGGGAGCGGCGCACCGAGGTACCGCTGCTCGCCGCCTCCGTCGTCTTCATGGCCGGCTACGCCTTCCGCGTCCTCGCCCCGCACGACGCCCAGCCCTGGCACGACCTCTCCCTCGCCCTCGTCGGCGCGACCTGGCTGCTCTTCATCCTCGACTACGCGGTACGCCTCCGGCTCAGCCGCCTCGGCCACCGCTTCCCGCGCACCCACTGGCTCGACACCCTCGTCCTCGTCATGCCCCTGCTGCGCCCGCTGCGCATGGTGAAGGTCTACACAGCGGTCCAGGAGCGGCGGGACCGGCCCCGGCTCGGCCTGTACGCCCGGGTGATCTCGTACGCGGGGATGACCGCCGTCCTTCTCGGCTTCTCGGCGGCGCTCAGCGTC is a genomic window of Streptomyces sp. NBC_00708 containing:
- a CDS encoding HIT domain-containing protein, which gives rise to MLAGMTSEPEQQIGVGTPDAFQRLWTPHRMAYIQGENKPTGPEAGDGCPFCGIPELSDEDGLVVARGQKVYAVLNLYPYNGGHLMVVPYRHVADYTELDGPETAELADFTKRAMTALRAASGAHGFNIGMNQGAVAGAGIAAHLHQHLVPRWGGDANFMPVVGHTRVLPQLLADTRKMLADAWPVD
- a CDS encoding ion channel, whose translation is MSAHTPAPPPPALTQWERRTEVPLLAASVVFMAGYAFRVLAPHDAQPWHDLSLALVGATWLLFILDYAVRLRLSRLGHRFPRTHWLDTLVLVMPLLRPLRMVKVYTAVQERRDRPRLGLYARVISYAGMTAVLLGFSAALSVYHWEHDAPGSSIRTFGDAAWWACETLTTVGYGDVVPVTTAGRIIAAGLMACGLGLLGAVTGSFSSWLIQVFRREDEKEPPASG